The following proteins are encoded in a genomic region of Nicotiana sylvestris chromosome 4, ASM39365v2, whole genome shotgun sequence:
- the LOC138890284 gene encoding uncharacterized protein, whose product MKKEQVHPKRNKGSTKAVVAAWGKTSDEDSEDEAGDEQALMAMAESDNEHEVSVLHLKDKIKFLSKERLSELFLYFSDESEIINNEKEDLSRDCVILKVKCKNLESRAYESDSKNAELKKQVLELDTSVLEIRFENLKLKLGTENKLTCLSMLDNDPLLWHKRLGHASLNQLNILVSKDLVTGLPNIKFKEDKVCEACARGKQEDFGIDDNELEMEDEIPLTPSSVGAASRGGGRVASSRPPVALTSNRRKRSKVWKFFEEIEGTDRVKCKLCNDTFKHKTGGQLGGTVTLSRHMRIEHPIEWGSDGDGNQSTLNPTTGGLVKYDKMKDREELAKMIALGKFDLRSDEGVFLGYSSHSKAYKLSNKRTLCVEESVHVVFDETNILSGRQEHEDEAIGLVKDLTEVSTQVKVAPKEGIGDGTGSSIQGNLTWGTDQRGIETNPLKEHVHYLVPQQQNMEETSSRNQLVVKTHKPDIVFSVGLCARFQDNPKESHLTAAKMILRYLKGTTDLCLWYPKGSNFNLVGYVDAYYAGFLQLVDFGIEVDCIPIFFDNSSAISMTKNPVHHKRNKHIDVRQHFLRDNYEKGLISIEFCATDKQIVDIFTKALSIENFERNMLELGMIKIT is encoded by the exons atgaagaaggaacaagttcatcccaaaaggaacaaaggatcaacaaaggctgtGGTTGCTGCATGGGGaaaaacatcagatgaggactcagaagatgaagctggagatgaacaagcacttatggccatggCAGAATCAGATAATGAACACGAGGTAAGTgtccttcatctcaaagacaagattaaattcctgtctaaagaaaggttgtcagAACTATTTCTATACTTTAGtgatgagtctgagataattaacaatgagaaggaagatcTGTCTAGGGACTGTGTGATCTTAAAAgtcaagtgcaaaaatctagaatctagggcttatgagagtgatagtaaaaatgctgagttgaagaaacaggttcttgaacttgacaccagtgtCTTAGAAATTAGgtttgagaacttaaaactgaaactaggaactg AAAATAAACTCACCTGCCTAAGtatgttggataatgatccccttctgtggcacaaaagacttggtcatgctagtCTAAATCAGCTCAACATATTAGTCTCCAAGGATTTGGTAACAGggctacctaacatcaagttcaaggaagacaaagtttgtgaggcctgtgcaagggggaagcag GAAGATTTTGGTATAGATGATAATGAATTagaaatggaagatgagataccacttACACCTAGTAGTGTTGGAGCTGCTAGCAGGGGTGGTGGTCGTGTTGCTAGTAGTAGACCACCTGTGGCCCTGACTAGTAAtcgtagaaaaagaagtaaggtttggaaATTCTTTGAGGAAATAGaaggtactgatagagttaaatgTAAACTTTGTAATGATACTTTTAAACATAAGACTGGGGGTCAATTAGGGGGGACTGTGacacttagtagacatatgagaattgagcATCCTATAGAATGGGGATCTGATGGAGATGGAAATCAATCAACTCTAAACCCTACTACTGGTGGTCttgtgaaatatgataaaatgaaggatcgtgaggagttagcaaaaatgattgctttgg gtaagtttgatctcagaagtgatgagggagtattcttgggatattcttcacatagcaaagcatacaAATTGtccaataaaagaactttgtgtgtagaagaaagtgtgcatgtagtgtttgatgaaactaacattctctctgggagacaggaacatgaagatgaagcaattggactggtaaaggatttgactgaagTCTCAACACAAgttaaagtggcaccaaaagaaggaataggtgatggaacaggttcttccatccagggcaacctgacatggggaactgatcaaagaggaattgaaacTAATCCCCTAAAAGAACATGTTCATTAccttgttcctcagcaacagaatatggaagaaacatctagcagaaatcagttggttgtgaaaactcacaa acctgacatagttttcagtgtagggctttgtgctcgctttcaggataatccaaaagagtctcacttgactgctgcCAAGATGATactaagatatttgaaaggcaccactgatctgtgtctttggtatcctaaaggtagtaatttcaatctagtaggatatgttgatgcttattatgcaggtttcctt cagctggtagattttggcattgaagttgattGCATTCCTATATTCTTTGATAActctagtgctataagtatgacaaagaaccctgttcatcataagaggaataagcacatagatgttagacaacacttcttaagagataactatgagaaaggattgatctccatagaattttgtgctactgataaacaaattgttGACAttttcactaaagcactgagtatagaaaactttgagaggaacatgttggaattagggatgattaagatcacctaa